In one Pleomorphomonas sp. T1.2MG-36 genomic region, the following are encoded:
- the apbC gene encoding iron-sulfur cluster carrier protein ApbC, with the protein MPNLKEQVAAALSKITMPGTGKDIVAAGAVSDIYEKDGKVMLSISVPADKASRFEPIRAAAEAAVKSVPGVVKATVALTAEVAPGSTPPKAAPSHDHGHGHSHAMPAKNGIPGVKSIIAVASGKGGVGKSTTAVNFALALSARGLKVGILDADIYGPSVPRLMGLSGDKPEVNEDRTLVPLENYGLKVMSIGFLVDEETPMIWRAPMAVSALTQMLRESAWGELDVLVVDMPPGTGDVQLTMAQQVPLTGAVIVSTPQDLALLDARRGVAMFQKVEVPVLGIVENMAYFICPNCGTNHDIFGHGGAAQEARRIGVPFLGEVPLEMKIRETSDAGLPVVATEPNGPHAESYLAIAGRVLDTLAGKPERAAPRIVIE; encoded by the coding sequence ATGCCAAACCTCAAGGAACAGGTCGCAGCCGCCCTCAGCAAGATCACCATGCCGGGGACCGGCAAGGATATCGTGGCGGCCGGCGCCGTCTCGGACATCTACGAGAAGGACGGCAAGGTGATGCTGTCGATCTCGGTGCCAGCCGACAAGGCCTCGCGATTCGAGCCGATCCGCGCCGCGGCGGAAGCGGCGGTGAAATCCGTCCCCGGCGTCGTCAAGGCCACGGTGGCGCTGACCGCCGAGGTGGCGCCCGGCAGCACGCCGCCCAAGGCGGCGCCCTCCCATGATCATGGCCATGGGCACTCCCACGCCATGCCGGCCAAGAACGGCATTCCCGGCGTGAAGTCGATCATCGCCGTCGCCTCGGGCAAGGGCGGCGTCGGCAAGTCGACCACCGCCGTCAACTTCGCGCTGGCGCTCTCGGCGCGCGGCCTGAAGGTCGGCATTCTCGACGCCGACATCTATGGCCCATCGGTGCCGCGCCTGATGGGCCTGTCGGGCGACAAGCCGGAGGTCAATGAGGACCGCACGCTGGTGCCGCTCGAGAACTACGGCCTCAAGGTGATGTCGATCGGCTTCCTGGTCGACGAAGAAACGCCGATGATCTGGCGCGCGCCGATGGCGGTCTCCGCGCTGACGCAGATGCTGCGCGAAAGCGCCTGGGGCGAGCTCGACGTTCTCGTCGTCGACATGCCGCCCGGCACCGGCGACGTGCAGCTGACCATGGCCCAGCAGGTGCCGCTGACCGGGGCCGTCATCGTGTCGACGCCGCAGGATCTCGCCCTGCTCGACGCGCGGCGCGGCGTCGCCATGTTCCAGAAGGTCGAGGTGCCCGTGCTCGGCATCGTCGAGAACATGGCCTATTTCATCTGCCCCAACTGCGGCACCAACCACGACATCTTCGGCCATGGCGGCGCCGCGCAGGAAGCGCGCCGCATCGGCGTGCCCTTCCTCGGCGAAGTGCCGCTGGAGATGAAGATCCGCGAGACGTCGGACGCCGGCCTGCCGGTGGTGGCGACCGAGCCGAACGGCCCGCACGCCGAATCCTATCTGGCGATCGCCGGGCGCGTTCTCGACACGCTTGCCGGCAAGCCGGAGCGGGCCGCCCCGCGCATCGTCATCGAGTAA
- a CDS encoding class I SAM-dependent methyltransferase gives MSYVCRVCCGEREKNTYTAKEMMFGFGNEFSYVQCANCESLQICEILSQDEIKKFYPDTYYSFISTPDKTDSYKEKARRLARHHRDKSYFSFDISGYIFRLMKPNAFIETIAKTGISIESKILDVGCGNGKLLNHLRTIGFKNLIGVDPFAPCDFKTNAGVEIKRSYVSQLNETYDLIMYHHSFEHVPDPFIELKSVAERLNSGGACLIRIPTPSSEAWEKYGTKWVQLDAPRHFTLISRKGIELLAGRCGLSLRSLVDDGAGWVFSASELYLRGVPLVKQRVEMFFTVEQLSIFDSQARKANDIGRGDQIAVIFSKP, from the coding sequence ATGTCTTATGTGTGTCGGGTTTGCTGCGGAGAGAGAGAAAAGAATACCTACACCGCAAAAGAGATGATGTTTGGTTTTGGCAATGAATTTTCTTATGTACAGTGTGCGAACTGCGAAAGTTTACAGATTTGCGAAATTCTATCACAAGATGAAATTAAAAAATTTTACCCAGATACGTACTATTCATTTATATCAACTCCCGATAAAACTGATTCATATAAAGAAAAAGCCAGACGATTGGCTCGACATCATCGAGATAAATCATATTTTTCTTTCGATATATCAGGATATATATTTAGATTGATGAAACCCAATGCATTTATAGAGACGATTGCAAAAACAGGAATAAGTATTGAAAGCAAAATTCTGGACGTTGGATGCGGAAATGGAAAATTACTAAACCATCTTCGCACCATTGGATTCAAGAATCTTATCGGTGTAGACCCGTTTGCCCCTTGTGACTTCAAAACAAATGCTGGTGTTGAAATAAAAAGATCGTATGTTTCGCAGTTGAACGAAACATACGACCTAATCATGTACCATCATTCGTTTGAGCATGTGCCAGACCCGTTCATTGAACTAAAAAGTGTCGCTGAAAGACTTAATTCAGGGGGAGCCTGTCTCATCCGCATCCCGACACCATCTTCGGAAGCGTGGGAAAAATACGGTACCAAATGGGTTCAGCTCGACGCCCCCAGGCACTTTACGCTTATATCTCGCAAAGGAATTGAGTTATTGGCTGGAAGATGTGGATTGAGCCTGCGGTCCCTCGTGGACGACGGAGCGGGCTGGGTATTTTCGGCAAGTGAACTGTATCTTAGAGGGGTGCCGTTAGTAAAGCAGCGGGTTGAGATGTTCTTTACTGTTGAGCAGTTGTCTATATTTGACAGCCAAGCCCGCAAAGCCAATGATATCGGTCGAGGCGATCAAATCGCAGTCATCTTTAGCAAGCCTTGA
- a CDS encoding IS630 family transposase — protein MTYSVSGMFDLLKGLDPQLAEEPAASPSGRCRRPEGVQKGGLAKAVKRIAKRHEGKQIQLWLQDEARVGQKGRNAHVWFEKGARPVMRTDKRFKSVYIYGAIHPGTDDAFALILPRADTEMMRLDFDTFAQSLPADVRVVLVLDKAGWRVTERLKPPDNISLVHLPAYSPELNPVERLWLYLKERFLSHRIFNDQHAIVEACAKAWNDLKTETGRIALLTDYPYIRKVRT, from the coding sequence GTGACCTACTCGGTCAGCGGCATGTTCGATCTTCTGAAGGGTCTCGACCCTCAGCTGGCAGAAGAGCCGGCCGCGTCACCCTCAGGCCGATGCCGCCGCCCAGAAGGCGTTCAAAAAGGGGGGCTCGCCAAAGCTGTGAAGCGCATCGCCAAGCGGCACGAAGGCAAACAGATTCAGCTCTGGCTCCAGGACGAAGCCCGTGTCGGACAGAAAGGACGCAACGCCCATGTCTGGTTCGAGAAGGGCGCCCGACCGGTCATGCGCACCGACAAGCGCTTCAAATCTGTCTACATCTACGGCGCCATCCATCCCGGCACCGATGACGCCTTCGCTCTGATCCTACCCAGAGCCGATACCGAGATGATGCGCCTCGACTTCGATACCTTCGCACAAAGCCTGCCCGCCGATGTCCGTGTCGTGCTGGTACTCGACAAGGCCGGATGGCGCGTCACCGAGCGGCTCAAACCACCAGACAACATCAGCCTCGTTCACCTGCCGGCCTACTCCCCCGAGCTCAACCCGGTCGAACGTCTCTGGCTCTACCTCAAGGAGCGCTTCCTTTCCCACCGAATCTTCAACGACCAGCACGCCATCGTCGAAGCCTGCGCAAAGGCTTGGAACGACCTAAAGACGGAAACGGGGCGCATCGCTTTGCTCACCGACTACCCCTACATCAGAAAGGTCAGGACCTAA
- a CDS encoding DMT family transporter, protein MTDFRETLRGIVAMLLCCLFFLINDTIVKAVADDLPIGEVLFIRSFIATVVVFVVVWRMGLLPSVRTQTSRFVITRSICEGFATVVYLSGLVHLPIANASAISQGAPLAITAAGALVLGEVVGWRRWMSVVVGFCGILIIVRPGPEGFNSWALLPLLSVAFVTVRELSTRFIAPETNSAVVTLVTQVVVTIACGLLSATEVWQAMTLMQFGLIVIAGLTCIFGVQFSIDAMRHGDISLVAQFRYSTIPFAIGLGWIIWGDVPDLVTLLGIAIVVGSGIYIFYRERVRHQSLASRAV, encoded by the coding sequence ATGACCGATTTCCGCGAGACGCTGCGCGGCATCGTTGCGATGCTGCTCTGTTGCCTGTTCTTTCTCATCAACGACACCATCGTCAAAGCGGTGGCGGACGACTTGCCGATCGGCGAGGTGCTTTTCATCCGGTCCTTCATTGCGACTGTCGTCGTGTTCGTCGTGGTCTGGCGGATGGGGCTGCTGCCGAGCGTGAGAACGCAGACGTCGCGCTTCGTCATCACGCGCTCCATCTGCGAGGGCTTTGCGACGGTGGTCTACCTGTCCGGTCTGGTGCATCTGCCGATCGCCAATGCATCGGCCATCTCGCAAGGGGCGCCGCTGGCCATCACGGCGGCCGGCGCCCTCGTCCTGGGCGAGGTCGTCGGCTGGCGGCGCTGGATGTCGGTGGTCGTCGGCTTCTGCGGCATCCTGATCATCGTCCGCCCCGGCCCCGAGGGCTTCAACAGCTGGGCGCTGCTGCCCCTCCTGTCGGTGGCCTTCGTCACCGTCCGCGAGCTGTCGACCCGCTTCATCGCCCCGGAGACCAACTCGGCGGTGGTGACGCTGGTCACCCAGGTCGTGGTCACCATCGCCTGCGGCCTCCTGTCGGCGACGGAAGTCTGGCAGGCGATGACGCTCATGCAGTTCGGCCTGATCGTAATCGCCGGCCTCACCTGCATTTTCGGCGTTCAGTTCTCGATCGACGCCATGCGGCACGGCGACATATCTCTGGTCGCCCAGTTCCGCTACTCCACCATTCCCTTCGCCATCGGGCTCGGCTGGATCATCTGGGGCGACGTGCCGGATCTTGTCACTCTGCTCGGCATCGCCATCGTCGTCGGCTCCGGCATCTACATCTTCTACCGCGAGCGCGTGCGGCATCAGTCGCTCGCCAGCCGGGCGGTCTAG
- a CDS encoding MDR family oxidoreductase, whose translation MTDFAAVLLDRDGDGRTKARFGRLAEADLMDGNVMLAVRASAVNFKDGLAVTGRLPVVRRWPMVPGVDVAATVTGSDDPRWQPGDEVILTGWGIGETHLGGWSERMRVSGDWLVRRPATLSPVDAMALGTAGLTVAAGLDRLHRLGLTPVDGPVVVTGAAGGVGSLAVMLLAQEGWSVTAVTGRSEETERLQRLGASEVIGREPFAGAVKPLARERWTAALDTVGSTMLAHVLSMLKPGGAAVACGNAAGMDLPASVAPFILRGVSLVGVDSVRIPTARREAIWNRLADNVDRDRLAAMTRVIGLPDAIDAACRIVDGGIAGRTVVAVRDL comes from the coding sequence ATGACGGACTTCGCCGCGGTGCTGCTCGATCGGGATGGGGACGGACGAACTAAGGCGCGGTTCGGGCGCCTCGCCGAGGCCGACCTGATGGACGGCAACGTGATGCTGGCGGTGCGCGCCTCGGCGGTGAATTTCAAGGATGGCCTCGCCGTGACGGGTCGCCTACCGGTGGTGCGCCGCTGGCCGATGGTGCCCGGCGTCGACGTCGCCGCCACCGTGACGGGCTCGGACGATCCGCGTTGGCAACCGGGTGACGAGGTGATCCTGACCGGCTGGGGCATTGGCGAGACGCATCTCGGCGGCTGGAGCGAGAGGATGCGCGTCTCGGGCGACTGGCTGGTCCGCCGGCCCGCGACGCTATCGCCGGTGGACGCGATGGCGCTCGGCACCGCCGGCCTCACCGTCGCCGCAGGGCTCGACAGACTTCATCGTCTCGGCCTCACCCCGGTCGACGGTCCGGTCGTCGTGACGGGCGCGGCCGGCGGCGTCGGCTCCCTGGCGGTCATGCTGCTGGCGCAGGAGGGGTGGAGCGTCACCGCGGTGACGGGCCGGTCGGAGGAAACCGAGCGACTGCAGCGGCTCGGCGCGTCCGAGGTGATCGGCCGCGAGCCGTTTGCCGGAGCGGTGAAGCCGCTTGCCCGCGAACGCTGGACTGCAGCCCTCGATACGGTGGGCTCGACCATGCTCGCCCATGTGCTGTCGATGCTGAAGCCGGGTGGCGCGGCGGTCGCCTGTGGCAACGCCGCCGGCATGGACCTTCCGGCCAGCGTCGCACCGTTCATCCTGCGCGGCGTCAGCCTTGTCGGCGTCGACAGCGTCCGCATACCGACGGCGCGCCGCGAGGCGATCTGGAACCGGCTTGCCGACAACGTCGATCGCGACCGCCTCGCCGCCATGACGCGGGTGATCGGGTTGCCTGACGCGATCGACGCCGCCTGCCGGATCGTCGACGGCGGCATTGCCGGACGAACGGTGGTGGCGGTTCGCGATCTCTGA
- a CDS encoding cell wall hydrolase, protein MRRVPRTRVRPGHGRVGLAAAGALFVVAVAFPTSIAYQDIASLVVDSISPQTRWAVTLGVGPGGESTVVAPRLGDVKDGSARLEMNGGSIVIEGMGDVITGAVGSSAFVPDEDRIDRSWKGDLPMSITTPSTERGFSAGSLTLGDAGRLTPPAVLPTMAFSASSAPLSVLAISRFIGPKPTTAVADLAPIPLPLHKPDQTMLVAASYPSRAYAPAETGAAASALLAAYAPDSSVVSQDMFASLFAMPGDKPAPPPPVVRPGDHWWAANPLPASVWDDGEQKCLAEAIYFESRSEPRKGQIAVAQVVLNRVKNPAYPDTICKVVYQNRDKYNECQFSFACDGRRDVIYDKVAWRRAQQVAGEVTSGAAWLDDVGTATHYHATYVRPNWASVFTKKAKIGLHVFYQTINGGWS, encoded by the coding sequence ATGCGTCGCGTTCCTCGTACCAGAGTCCGGCCCGGACACGGGCGCGTCGGGCTCGCCGCCGCAGGCGCGTTGTTCGTCGTCGCGGTCGCCTTCCCCACGTCCATCGCCTATCAGGATATCGCCAGTCTCGTCGTCGATTCCATCAGTCCCCAGACGCGCTGGGCGGTGACGCTCGGCGTCGGCCCCGGCGGCGAAAGCACGGTGGTCGCCCCCCGCCTCGGCGACGTCAAGGACGGCTCGGCCCGTCTCGAGATGAACGGCGGCTCCATCGTCATCGAAGGCATGGGCGACGTCATCACCGGCGCGGTCGGCAGCTCCGCCTTCGTGCCCGACGAGGACCGCATCGACCGCAGCTGGAAGGGCGACCTTCCGATGTCGATCACCACGCCGTCGACCGAGCGCGGCTTTTCCGCCGGGTCGCTGACGCTCGGCGACGCCGGCCGCCTGACGCCGCCCGCCGTGCTTCCGACCATGGCGTTCTCGGCGTCCTCGGCGCCGCTGTCGGTTCTGGCGATATCGCGCTTCATCGGTCCCAAGCCGACCACCGCCGTTGCTGATCTCGCGCCGATCCCCCTGCCGCTGCACAAGCCCGACCAGACCATGCTGGTGGCTGCGAGCTACCCGTCGCGCGCCTACGCTCCGGCCGAAACCGGCGCAGCCGCCTCGGCGCTGCTGGCCGCCTATGCGCCCGACAGCTCGGTGGTGAGCCAGGACATGTTCGCCTCGCTGTTCGCCATGCCGGGCGACAAGCCGGCACCACCGCCGCCGGTCGTCCGCCCCGGCGACCACTGGTGGGCCGCCAACCCGCTGCCGGCCAGCGTCTGGGACGACGGCGAGCAGAAGTGCCTTGCTGAGGCGATCTACTTCGAAAGCCGATCGGAGCCGCGCAAGGGCCAGATCGCCGTGGCCCAGGTGGTGCTCAACCGCGTCAAGAACCCGGCCTATCCGGACACCATCTGCAAGGTGGTCTACCAGAACCGCGACAAGTACAACGAATGCCAGTTCTCGTTCGCCTGTGACGGCCGGCGCGACGTCATCTACGACAAGGTCGCCTGGCGGCGGGCGCAGCAGGTGGCCGGCGAGGTGACCAGCGGCGCGGCGTGGCTCGACGACGTGGGCACGGCGACCCACTATCATGCCACCTACGTGCGGCCGAACTGGGCGAGCGTGTTCACCAAGAAAGCCAAGATCGGCCTGCACGTGTTCTACCAGACCATCAATGGTGGCTGGAGCTGA
- the glyS gene encoding glycine--tRNA ligase subunit beta — MPDLLIELFSEEIPARMQAKAADDLKALVTNGLVDAGLTYESAGAFATPRRLALTVHGLNTRSPDIREEKKGPRTDAPAGAIQGFLRGAGLDDIAKARVVSDPKKGDFYVADLVKPGRTAEAIIAELMPQVVRGFPWPKSQRWGSGTLRWVRPLHSIVCTFGPETEEPVVIDFEVDGIRSGNVTYGHRFLAPEAIKVKRFSDYVEKLEKAKVVLDPARRHDIILADARNLAFAAGLELVEDEGLLNEVAGLVEWPVVLMGAFDPAFLDVPDEVIRATIRANQKCFVLKDPKTGRLANRFILTSNMAAKDGGATIIAGNERVIRARLSDAKFFWDGDLAIPLQTLVPKLEGITFHEKLGSQGDRVRRIVALAREIAPLVGADADKAARAALLAKADLLTGVVGEFPEVQGLMGRYYATHAGEDAAVAAAIEEHWKPQGPSDRVPTAPVSITVALADKLDTLVGFWAIDEKPTGSKDPFALRRAALGVIRIILDNGVRLPLNAYASKTPDLLNFFADRLKVQLREQGNRFDLVDAVFALGGQDDLLLIVKRVEALGALLATDDGKNLLAGYKRAANILKAEEKKGTTVADAVDANLFKEAEEKALAAAIETAAQAAHDAVAAENFEGAMKALATLRAPVDAFFDKVLVNDADERVRANRLALLTVLRDACHQVADFSKIEG, encoded by the coding sequence ATGCCCGATCTTCTCATCGAACTCTTCTCCGAAGAGATTCCCGCCCGCATGCAGGCGAAGGCCGCCGACGATCTCAAGGCTCTGGTGACGAACGGTCTGGTGGACGCCGGCCTCACCTACGAAAGCGCCGGCGCCTTCGCGACGCCGCGCCGCCTTGCCCTCACCGTTCACGGCCTCAACACCCGCTCGCCGGACATCCGCGAAGAGAAGAAGGGCCCGCGCACCGACGCGCCGGCCGGCGCCATCCAGGGCTTCCTGCGCGGCGCCGGGCTCGACGACATCGCCAAGGCGCGCGTCGTGTCCGATCCGAAGAAGGGCGATTTCTACGTCGCCGACCTCGTCAAACCCGGCCGCACGGCCGAGGCGATCATCGCCGAGCTGATGCCGCAGGTCGTTCGCGGCTTCCCCTGGCCGAAGTCGCAGCGCTGGGGTTCGGGCACGCTGCGCTGGGTGCGCCCCCTGCATTCGATCGTCTGCACCTTCGGCCCCGAGACCGAAGAGCCGGTGGTCATCGACTTCGAGGTGGATGGCATCCGCTCCGGCAACGTCACCTACGGCCACCGCTTCCTTGCCCCCGAGGCGATCAAGGTGAAGCGCTTTTCCGACTACGTCGAGAAGCTTGAAAAGGCCAAGGTGGTGCTCGATCCGGCCCGCCGGCACGACATCATCCTCGCCGACGCTCGCAACCTCGCCTTCGCCGCCGGCCTCGAACTGGTCGAGGACGAAGGCCTGCTCAACGAAGTGGCCGGCCTCGTCGAATGGCCGGTCGTGCTGATGGGCGCCTTCGATCCCGCCTTCCTCGACGTGCCGGACGAGGTGATCCGCGCCACCATCCGCGCCAACCAGAAGTGTTTCGTGCTGAAGGACCCGAAGACGGGCCGCCTCGCCAACCGCTTCATCCTGACGTCCAACATGGCCGCGAAAGATGGCGGCGCCACCATCATCGCCGGCAACGAGCGCGTCATCCGCGCCCGCCTGTCGGACGCCAAGTTCTTCTGGGACGGCGACCTCGCCATTCCGCTTCAGACGCTGGTGCCCAAGCTCGAAGGCATCACCTTCCACGAGAAGCTCGGTAGCCAGGGCGATCGCGTGCGCCGCATCGTGGCGCTGGCCCGTGAGATCGCGCCGCTGGTCGGTGCCGATGCCGACAAGGCGGCCCGCGCCGCCCTGCTGGCCAAGGCGGACCTGCTGACGGGCGTCGTCGGCGAGTTCCCCGAGGTGCAGGGTCTGATGGGTCGCTACTACGCCACCCATGCCGGCGAAGACGCCGCCGTTGCCGCCGCTATCGAGGAGCACTGGAAGCCGCAGGGCCCGTCCGACCGCGTGCCGACGGCGCCGGTGTCCATCACTGTAGCGCTGGCCGACAAGCTCGACACGCTGGTCGGCTTCTGGGCCATCGACGAGAAGCCGACGGGCAGCAAGGACCCGTTCGCGCTGCGCCGCGCCGCGCTGGGCGTCATCCGCATCATTCTCGACAACGGCGTGCGCCTGCCGCTCAACGCCTACGCCAGCAAGACGCCCGATCTGCTCAACTTCTTCGCCGACCGGCTGAAGGTGCAGCTCCGCGAACAGGGCAACCGGTTCGACCTCGTCGACGCCGTCTTTGCCCTCGGTGGCCAGGACGACCTCCTGCTCATCGTCAAGCGCGTCGAGGCGCTGGGTGCCCTGCTCGCCACCGACGACGGCAAGAACCTCCTGGCCGGCTACAAGCGCGCCGCCAACATTCTGAAGGCCGAGGAGAAGAAGGGCACCACCGTCGCCGACGCCGTCGACGCCAACCTGTTCAAGGAAGCCGAGGAAAAGGCCCTTGCCGCCGCCATCGAGACGGCCGCCCAGGCAGCCCACGATGCCGTCGCCGCCGAGAACTTCGAAGGCGCCATGAAGGCTCTCGCCACGCTGCGCGCGCCGGTCGACGCCTTCTTCGACAAGGTGCTGGTCAACGACGCCGACGAACGCGTGCGCGCCAACCGCCTCGCCCTTCTGACGGTGCTGCGCGACGCCTGCCATCAGGTGGCGGACTTCTCGAAGATCGAAGGCTGA
- a CDS encoding HD domain-containing protein: MTFSLFSPHDRLASLLLPHSGACVCSADGSHDFSHLLRVWKNATMICDNEGGDTEILAAAVLLHDCVAVEKNSPDRPRASRLSAVKAREILSGIGWEAERREKVAHAIEAHSFSGGIEPTTLEARIVQDADRLDAIGMIGAARCFYVAGRLNNHLYDAGDPSAEERPLNDSRFALDHFMTKLFKLCEGFKTATGRRLAAERHARLQRFYDDLLEEI, translated from the coding sequence TTGACCTTTTCGCTGTTCTCTCCGCATGATCGCCTTGCCTCCCTCCTCCTGCCCCATTCGGGCGCCTGCGTCTGCTCCGCCGACGGTAGCCACGATTTTTCCCACCTCCTGCGGGTGTGGAAGAACGCGACCATGATCTGCGACAACGAGGGCGGCGATACCGAGATCCTGGCGGCGGCCGTGTTGCTCCACGACTGCGTCGCGGTCGAGAAGAACTCGCCGGACCGTCCTCGGGCTTCGCGCCTGTCGGCCGTAAAGGCGCGCGAGATCCTGTCCGGCATCGGTTGGGAGGCTGAGCGGCGCGAGAAGGTGGCGCATGCCATCGAGGCGCACAGCTTCTCCGGCGGCATCGAGCCGACGACGCTGGAGGCGCGCATCGTTCAGGATGCCGACCGACTGGACGCCATCGGCATGATCGGCGCGGCGCGCTGTTTCTATGTCGCGGGTCGGCTCAACAACCACCTTTACGATGCCGGCGACCCTTCCGCGGAGGAACGGCCGCTCAACGACAGCCGTTTTGCGCTCGACCACTTCATGACCAAGCTGTTCAAGCTCTGCGAGGGCTTCAAGACGGCAACCGGCCGCCGGCTGGCCGCCGAACGGCATGCGCGATTGCAGCGCTTCTACGATGATCTTCTGGAAGAGATCTGA
- a CDS encoding NUDIX hydrolase, whose translation MPDDKGQERVGEPEFAQRAPAVVRTIDSRIVYENRWMRVREDAIERPDGSRGIYGVVEKPDFVVIAAVDRARGLIHLVEQYRYPVAGRYWELPQGSWETRPDVAPEEVARAELSEETGIIAGKMTRVGDLFLAYGYSSQRYHIFLAEDLVQGETALEAEEADLVSRAVPLAEVEAMVADGTIRDATTVAALGLMRLKGLL comes from the coding sequence TTGCCTGACGACAAAGGGCAGGAGCGTGTTGGCGAGCCAGAGTTCGCCCAACGGGCTCCTGCGGTGGTGCGCACCATCGATAGCCGTATCGTCTACGAGAACCGCTGGATGCGCGTCCGCGAGGACGCCATCGAGCGGCCCGATGGCTCGCGCGGCATCTATGGCGTGGTGGAGAAGCCCGACTTCGTGGTCATCGCCGCCGTCGACCGGGCGCGCGGCCTGATCCATCTCGTTGAGCAGTATCGCTATCCCGTCGCCGGCCGCTACTGGGAGCTGCCGCAAGGCTCGTGGGAAACGCGGCCGGACGTGGCCCCCGAAGAGGTCGCCCGGGCCGAGCTCTCCGAGGAAACCGGCATCATCGCCGGCAAGATGACGAGGGTCGGCGATCTGTTCCTCGCCTACGGCTACTCGTCGCAGCGCTATCACATCTTCCTGGCGGAGGATTTGGTGCAGGGCGAAACGGCGCTGGAAGCCGAGGAGGCCGATCTGGTCTCGCGTGCTGTTCCGCTGGCCGAGGTCGAGGCCATGGTCGCGGATGGCACCATTCGCGACGCGACAACGGTTGCCGCGCTCGGGCTGATGCGGCTCAAGGGGCTGCTGTAG
- a CDS encoding LuxR C-terminal-related transcriptional regulator — MNERVEDAQPADVGQNWTAIVAEDHPIIQSAVVRILKKRFGFKQPILATSYDELADAVLDTGDNTLVITDLVMPGMRGLDTIKHVRSLAPKAFVIVYSSNSGEELAQGCLDLGCRAFIGKRSSEDMLAAAIETVLDGGTIIEVGADNSAVSQAVLERSALVAELSPQQLKVFQLLGDGLLNKQIAYQLGISEATVKAHVGKILETLKITSRSQAAITSAWMAEHGLI, encoded by the coding sequence ATGAACGAGCGGGTAGAAGACGCACAGCCGGCCGACGTCGGCCAGAATTGGACGGCGATCGTTGCCGAGGACCATCCGATCATCCAGTCGGCGGTGGTGCGCATCCTGAAGAAGCGCTTCGGTTTCAAACAGCCGATTCTCGCGACCAGCTATGACGAGCTCGCCGACGCCGTTCTCGACACCGGAGACAACACGCTGGTCATCACCGACCTCGTCATGCCCGGCATGCGCGGCCTCGACACGATCAAGCACGTTCGCTCGCTGGCCCCCAAGGCCTTCGTGATCGTCTATTCCTCCAACTCCGGCGAAGAGTTGGCGCAGGGCTGTCTCGATCTCGGCTGTCGGGCCTTCATCGGCAAGCGATCCTCGGAGGATATGCTGGCGGCGGCCATCGAGACCGTGCTCGACGGCGGCACCATCATCGAGGTGGGCGCCGACAACTCGGCAGTGTCGCAGGCGGTCCTGGAACGGTCCGCGCTGGTGGCCGAGCTGTCGCCGCAGCAGCTCAAGGTGTTCCAGCTCCTCGGCGACGGCCTGCTCAACAAGCAGATCGCCTATCAGCTCGGCATCTCCGAGGCGACCGTCAAGGCGCATGTCGGCAAGATCCTGGAAACGCTGAAGATCACCTCGCGCAGTCAGGCCGCGATCACCTCCGCCTGGATGGCCGAACACGGCCTGATCTGA